The Malaclemys terrapin pileata isolate rMalTer1 chromosome 2, rMalTer1.hap1, whole genome shotgun sequence nucleotide sequence TGATATGGACATAGCTAGCTTGAGTAATTCAAATTTGCAACGTTGGAGAATTTACTGAAACATGAGAGCCTTGGGTTGATTTATAGAAAAGCTTTACAGTGATGTATCCTATTAAATGCCAGACAATCATCCATATAGACAAACAGTTTATGCTGGGTGATTGATTGTAGGAATCCTACTCATAGATCCAATGCATGACATATTCAATCACATCatctttctatttttaaaatattaaatgatcTTTGCAGCCTGATGTGATCTGTCCAGTGGAGATTAAACCACTTATTCATAAGTTCAATTGATAGGACCAAATCTGGCAGTCCTGCCCTATATAAAACTCTCAttagtcaataggagttttgtctgagtaaaagACTAAGGGGGTTTAGAATTTTGCTCACATGCCAAGAAAATAAACATATGGGACAAGATCCTACCCCCATTCCTGCCCTTTCACACCATTCAGGTGGTATAAAGGGCTGGCATCAGGCCCTAAATGCTCAGATAAGAATTCCCCCAGCCTGGGAAATCTGTCAACTGGTGTAACCTGTTTCTGTGCCAACCACACCCATCCACTGTATTGCAGGTGGAGCATCTGGAGCAGGAAAGGATGTACTGAAGGCTGGGcagagattagggtgaccagatgtcccgattttatagggacagtcccgatatttggggctttttcttatataggctcctattactccccaccctctgtcctgatttttcacacttgctatctggtccccTAGCAGAGATAGAACATGCCAGCTGAGAATGATCAGAATAGTTGTAGTCCTTTTAGGGACCATGGCCAGCCTGTGTAAATATCAGTAGCCCCTAGGCCCCTCTAACTTTTTGCTGTAGCAGCCATATTTGTGAATCAGGTAATGATAAACCTACTCTTTCCTGCAACAAGCAGATCTTGTTGCAGGAGAAAATCGGGACCATTATATCATATTAAAATCAAATTACTGGTTGTTACAGCTGTATCCTGAGTGGGAAACAGGTCTTCTAAGAATTTGTTGTGCTCCATAAACCTGTTGCTAAAGATTATGGATGATGTAATTTTTATGCTAAAATGTGGTTGAtgtttaaattttcaaattttacaGAGATCAGAATAAGATTATCTAAGGAATGGTCACTATATTCTTAGGTATTAGTTTTTCCATAGGGGGGAGTCTGCCTCCTAAGCCTTGTAACAATCCTCCTTCTAGAACCCAAACTCCCAGGTGCACTCAGCTATGCCTATACTCTAGTAACTGCAGTGAGTAATTTATGTCTTTTATACACTTCAGTGGAAAGTTCACTAATCTTAGGTTTTCATTCATGTAAAAACTGCCTGGTAAGAATGGAAGCTGCCCACACAATTTCTTTGAACACTATGCTGACATAACAGTACTCATTCATAGCTGCCCCATTTTAGGTGGTGTAGTACTATGTGTACACACttgttaggatgaccagacagcaagtgtgaaaaagtcaggacagggggtggggcgtaataggagcttatataagaaaaagccccaaatattgggactgtccctataaaatcgggacatctggtcaccctaacacttGTATACATCTGTTTCTGTGCACAGCAGCCAATGCAGTTCTGCATTGCTGCACATGACTGACAGCTATCTTAATGCATGTAGCTGTGCTTTTTAACTCCCTTCCCCCTTTATGGCATGCACTAGAACTGAATTATTAACTTTTAAAGATGAAGGGATAAATTCATCCCAGTGCAACTACACTGATGTCTGAATTTCCTAGCTTTTTGTGAAGTCCCAAGCACAAGGGTCATGTTTTTCAGTCTTTTCTCTACAGCCATAAcgttagaaacttttttttaaaatgaaagacgAATTTCTCCCCTAATCACATGCTTCCAGAAGCTGGgtcttcaaaaaacaaacaaaaccaaaacccccaaAGAAACAAAAAGCCAACAACAGCCCACTACCATCAGGAATCTGGGCAACAATGAATTTTAAGTAAATAGCTTTAAACCATTTAATTGCCCTTTCAAGAGACTCACAGAGAAAAGAGGACAAACCCTGAGCGGCGGTGTCCCGCAGCAGCCTTATTTTTGCTGCAACACACTTTGAAAATAGCTTTTGTATCTGTTCTGgcgcccagagcgctggctgtgCCCCCCTAGCCATCTGAGCTCTGCTCATCAAGCAGCAGCTGGGATCTGCACCCACCGGCATGGGGTTGGGAAGCAGTAACAGGTGGGctaactctgcagcagcccttTCGGGCCTCTGGTCAGTGCAATCAGGGGCAATTCCTGGTTTTCCCCCAGTGCCAAAGAAGAGGGGGGGGCCCGCTCCCACGCCTCTCTGCCCTGCGAGAAGGGGCCACACTTCCCTCCTGTCCCCGCAATCACGGAGCCCAGCCTGCGCGCTATCTAGCGGGCCCCAGGTCAGGTGGCGGCGGGTAAGAGGCCGGGCCCGCTATGGGTCTCCAGATGGCAGCAGGCGAGAGGCGGGACTAATAGCTGGGCTTGCCCGGCGCTGCTGGGGGGCGGCCCGGGCTGCACCTCGCTCGGGGGCGGCTCCAGCCCCAACCTCCAGTCCCCGGCCGCGCGCCGGTGCCGCCCCCCGGATGGCGACACACTAGGAGCGGCGCCCGCCCCTCGGCACAGCCACGCACGGCGGGCAgagcgagcggcagcagcggcggGGGATGGCGGCGGCGGCTGGGCTCGGCCCCCGGACAGTGGCGGCGGCAGTAGCAGCCGGAGCCAGCACCGCCCCGAGCGGCTCATGGTGGCGCCCGAGACCCGAGAGCAGCGGCCGCTCCGGCAACGCCAGCTGAGCCGGATCCCGGCGGCACCCAGCGCGGGCGGGCGCCCGGCGCTCACCTCCCCGCGCGTCCCTCGGGGGCTCGCTCCTGCCGGGGCCGCCTCAGGGCAGCGGCGAAGGGCGCCGAGCGGCGCCAGCGGCGGGACTATGGGCGCCAAGCAGAGCGGCCCGGCCGCCGCCAACGGCCGCACCCGGGCGTACTCGGGCGGGGATTTGCCCTCCGGCAGTGGCGGCGCGAACGGGGCCGGCGGGCGCTCGGCGGCGGCCGGCGGGAGATACACGCCGCTGGCGCCTCAGGCAGCCCCCGGGGGCTCGGCGGCGGGAGCTGCGGCCGCGCCGCCCGTGGCTGCGGCCCGGAGCAGGTCCCTAGTCGGGGCGGCAGCCTCCGGGACCAGGGCCGCCCAGTCAGCCTTCAGCATCCCCCACAGCAGCGGCCCCTACGGCTCGCAGGACTCGGTGAACAGCGCGGCCGAGGAGGGCGGCCGGGGGCGGCCCGCAGGGGGCGGAGGACACGGCGGGCCCCGGCTCGTGATCGGCTCGCTGCCAGCGCACCTCTCACCGCACCTGTTCGGAGGTAAAGTACCCACCCgtgcccctgtgtgtgtgtgagagagagagactgcaacCGCCTCGCTACCCCGgcctggggatgtgggggtggggagaactgGAACAGTGCTACTCCAGCCCTCTCCatggcatgggggagaggggatagagagactgagggtacatctacactacagcggggagtcgatttaagatacgcaaattcagctacgtgaatagcgtagctgaattcgacgtattgcagccgacttaccccgttgtgaggacggtggcaaaatcgacttctgccgctttttgtcggcggcgcttactaccacctctgctggtggagttagagcgccgatttggggatcgattgtcgcgtcctgacgggacgcgataaatcgatccccgagaggtcgatttctacccgccgattcaggcgggtagtatagaccagacctgataTTCAGCCCTTCCCCAGACCGAGAGACCATAAACATACAGTACCACAGACGTGTGTGGTGGGGGTAGGGAGTAGGCACATTGGAACAGTTTGTATCGTGGGGATGCTGAGaggcattgaaccaaactgtaaaccctgtatagggTGGAAACAGCTTCAACCCATGGGGTGTGTGGCAGCTGCCCCAGCACTCCtgattccagcacctatgggagTAGATCTCTAACTCTCAGTGATGGGCCAGGGAGCGGCTTGAGGGGTAGCACTATTTTTGGTGGGGTTGAGGTAGTGAGTACCCGGCTTGGGGCCGATTCGGTAGTGTTGTGgagagttgtgtgtgggggggggggagttagcaGAGGAGGCTTTACCCTTCTCCTTTTCCTATGGAAATCTCAGGCCTGAATCTAGGTCACTACCCTCATGTTAAAAGGACAATATATTCTTTCATTTCAGTGCACCTTTCTTAGTTAACTGAAGAACTGATTGATTTCCTGTTCCATGTTTCCACATTCTGAATATTTTGTAACTCTCAGACTTATAAAGTGAAGTGAGTGTTTTTTGTGTAGCTCTTTTTTGGCTCTTACTTGGGAGAGTAGTTTGTGACTTTGAGGGGATTACAATGAATCATTTTGTGAAAGGGGCAGCTTTCTAGTTCCTCCAGGCTTCAGTTTTATCTATACATGCTTCCGCTGCTGTTTCTTGGCCATGTAtatctaaaaaaaaattataggtcTGAAAGCGGAAGGAAGGAATTTAATAATGAAATAACGCCCCCCCAGCAATGTAGTTTGCAcagtgaaaaggaaaaaagaacctCTCTGTCTTGCCACTTTAGACTTTAATATCGAATCTGTGCCTGTGTAAATATGCCAGTCTGCCTACTACTTACATAATTAGGATTTAATTGGATCATGTATTTGTacagtttattttaaatcagaCTGAAATCTGTTTTTAGGTACTGATTAAAATGTGGCTGCAGCTTGttcctgtttctgagtcactgaattGTCTGTACTGAAACATGGTTAATAAAATAGAAGTTATTGTAATGGAAAGTTTCTTTGAATTAGCTTATTCTTTTTtccaaaagaagaaaatgtttagATGAGGggagatattttaaaaaacagtctttAAGAAAATATAGCACTCTTTTTCTAAAGACTGCAGTATGTTTCCTGGAGGCGATAGAaatagaggaggaggagcaaaatGTTGAATCTATTGAAACTGAAGTTAAACGCTCTGTAAATAGTTTGAAAAGATGAACTTGTTAGTTGTTTTTCCTGTACAGAATATTGTACAATTGttgtttaaatgaaagttttTGGTGCATATTATGCTCTCTTCTATCTCCCTTTCAAGtgtagatttttaattttttaggtACGGTTATTGAGTTGACTTCTTTCTATGACATTTATTATAAAGGTTTCACTGCTCATACGAGTAAGGTGCAACAGGACTGTCCTTTAATGTGTTAATTCTTGTTGATAgttgttagaatcatagaatcatagaatcatagaatatcagagttggaagggacctcaagaggtcatctagtccaaccccctgctcaaagcaggaccaattcccagctaaattatcccagccagggctttgtcaagccgggccttaaaaacctccaaggaaggagactccaccacctccctaggtaacgcattccagtgtttcaccaccctcctagtgaaatagtttttcctgatatccaacctggacctcccccactgcaacttgagaccattgctccttgttctgtcatctgccaccactgagaacagccgagctccatcctctttggaaccccccttcaggtagttgaaggctgctatcaaatcccccctcattcttctcttctggagactaaacaatcccagttctctcagcctctcctcataagtcatgtgctccagacccctaatcatttttgttgccctccgctggactctttccaatttttccacatccttcttgtagtgtggggaccaaaactggacacagtattccagatgaggcctcaccaatgtcgaataaaggggaacgatcacgttcctcgatctgctggcaatgcccctacttatacagcccaaaatgccgttagccttcttggcaacaagagcacactgttgactcatatccagcttctcgtccactgtgacccctaggtccttttcagcagaactgctacctagccattcggtccctagtctgtagcagtgcatgggattcttccgtcctaagtgcaggactctgcacttgtccttgttgaacctcatcaggtttttttctgcccaatcctctaatttgtctaggtccctctgtatccgatccctaccctctagtgtatctaccacgcctcctagtttagtgtcatctgcaaacttgctgagagtgcagtccacaccatcctccagatcattaataaagatattaaacaaaaccggccccaggaccgacccttggggcactccacttgaaaccagctgccaactagacatggagccattgatcactacccgttgagcccgacgatctagccagctttctatccaccttacagtccattcatccagcccatacttctttaacttggtggcaagaatactgtgggaaacagtatcaaaagctttgctaaagtcaagaaataa carries:
- the ZNRF2 gene encoding E3 ubiquitin-protein ligase ZNRF2, with the protein product MVAPETREQRPLRQRQLSRIPAAPSAGGRPALTSPRVPRGLAPAGAASGQRRRAPSGASGGTMGAKQSGPAAANGRTRAYSGGDLPSGSGGANGAGGRSAAAGGRYTPLAPQAAPGGSAAGAAAAPPVAAARSRSLVGAAASGTRAAQSAFSIPHSSGPYGSQDSVNSAAEEGGRGRPAGGGGHGGPRLVIGSLPAHLSPHLFGGFKCPVCSKFVSSDEMDLHLVMCLTKPRITYNEDVLSKDAGECAICLEELQQGDTIARLPCLCIYHKGCIDEWFEVNRSCPEHPSD